A region from the Sulfurivermis fontis genome encodes:
- a CDS encoding NnrS family protein — MAIVGITDPSRTPRHWAPFELAFRPFFLLAGIGAVILVSLWGYVFAHGPAGAGYYGFIGWHSHEMLFGYTAAVIVGFLLTAARNWTGVQTLRGVPLALLALLWLAGRVLALLPAPPWLTAAVDLAFLPLAALALLLPLLKGRHYKSLMFVAILLGLALGNGLVHLQLLGMTAHTATAGTYLAVGMILLIIVIMGGRVIPFFTEKGVTTGFVRREWRWVEIAAPLSVLALALIEGVLPQPTLVALAAGTAAVVNGVRLSGWYTHAIWRVPLVWVLQVGYAWLVLGLLLKAVAAASGAGTLLALHAATIGGIGGITLGMMARVTLGHTGRVLSTPPAMPWAFALLYVAALLRVFLPLLLPSYALTVALSAVFWSVAFALFVWSYGLMLLRPRIDGRPG, encoded by the coding sequence ATGGCCATCGTGGGTATCACTGATCCGTCGCGCACGCCGCGCCATTGGGCGCCATTCGAGCTTGCCTTTCGGCCATTCTTTCTGCTGGCCGGTATCGGCGCAGTAATCCTGGTTTCCCTGTGGGGGTATGTCTTTGCGCATGGCCCCGCTGGTGCGGGCTACTACGGCTTCATCGGTTGGCACAGTCATGAAATGCTGTTCGGCTACACGGCGGCGGTGATCGTCGGCTTCCTGCTCACTGCGGCGCGCAACTGGACCGGGGTGCAGACCCTGCGCGGCGTTCCCCTGGCACTGCTGGCCCTGCTGTGGTTGGCGGGTCGCGTGCTGGCGCTGCTGCCGGCGCCGCCCTGGCTCACCGCGGCGGTGGACCTGGCCTTTCTGCCGCTGGCCGCGCTCGCCTTACTGCTGCCGCTGTTGAAGGGACGGCATTACAAGAGCCTGATGTTCGTCGCCATTCTGCTTGGTCTGGCCCTGGGCAATGGGCTGGTGCATCTGCAACTGCTCGGCATGACCGCACACACCGCGACGGCAGGTACTTACCTCGCCGTCGGCATGATCCTGCTGATCATCGTGATCATGGGCGGGCGGGTGATTCCCTTCTTCACCGAGAAGGGGGTGACGACCGGCTTCGTGCGGCGCGAATGGCGCTGGGTCGAAATAGCGGCGCCGCTCAGCGTGCTGGCCCTGGCGCTGATCGAAGGCGTCCTGCCGCAGCCGACCCTGGTGGCGCTGGCGGCGGGCACCGCCGCCGTGGTCAACGGCGTGCGCCTGTCCGGCTGGTATACCCATGCCATCTGGCGCGTGCCGCTGGTGTGGGTGCTGCAGGTGGGGTATGCCTGGCTGGTGCTGGGGCTTCTGCTCAAGGCGGTGGCAGCCGCCAGCGGCGCGGGGACGCTGCTGGCGCTGCACGCCGCCACCATTGGCGGCATCGGCGGCATCACCCTCGGCATGATGGCGCGTGTCACGCTGGGGCATACCGGTCGCGTGCTGAGCACACCTCCGGCAATGCCGTGGGCCTTCGCGCTGCTCTATGTGGCGGCGTTGCTGCGCGTGTTCCTGCCGTTGCTGCTGCCGTCCTACGCGCTCACCGTGGCGCTGTCTGCGGTGTTCTGGTCGGTGGCGTTTGCACTGTTCGTGTGGAGTTATGGCCTGATGCTGCTCAGGCCGCGCATCGATGGCAGGCCGGGATAG
- the tsaA gene encoding tRNA (N6-threonylcarbamoyladenosine(37)-N6)-methyltransferase TrmO yields the protein MSEVPSPARFTFDAIGVIRSPFKEKFGIPRQSGLMSAAQSQLELLPPYDRDEAVRGLEGFSHLWITFVFHGVRQGDWSPTVRPPRLGGNQRLGVFATRATHRPNPIGLSVVELIGIKREQGHLLLQLRGADLMDGTPVLDIKPYVPYVDSVPTARAGFAAGAPQPRLQVAFAPEAEAVCVQRPPLREFIVQMLQYDPRPAYRGDEEPGRIYGVRVFDCNVRWRVEGDTAQVIAIDPA from the coding sequence GTGAGTGAAGTCCCCTCTCCTGCCCGATTCACCTTCGACGCCATCGGCGTCATCCGTTCCCCCTTCAAGGAAAAATTCGGCATTCCGCGTCAGAGCGGGCTGATGAGCGCGGCGCAGTCGCAGCTGGAGCTGCTGCCGCCCTATGACCGTGATGAGGCGGTGCGTGGTCTCGAGGGTTTCTCCCATCTCTGGATCACCTTCGTGTTTCACGGCGTGCGCCAGGGCGATTGGTCGCCGACGGTGCGGCCGCCGCGCCTGGGCGGCAATCAGCGGCTCGGCGTGTTCGCCACGCGCGCGACCCACCGCCCCAACCCCATTGGACTTTCCGTGGTGGAGTTGATCGGCATCAAACGCGAGCAGGGGCATTTGCTGTTACAACTGCGCGGTGCCGATTTGATGGACGGCACGCCGGTGCTCGATATCAAGCCGTATGTACCCTATGTGGACAGCGTGCCCACGGCGCGTGCGGGTTTTGCCGCCGGCGCACCGCAGCCGCGCCTGCAGGTGGCCTTTGCGCCGGAGGCGGAGGCAGTGTGCGTACAGCGGCCGCCGCTGCGGGAATTCATCGTGCAGATGCTGCAATACGACCCGCGCCCGGCCTATCGCGGCGACGAGGAGCCGGGACGCATCTACGGTGTGCGCGTGTTCGACTGCAATGTGCGCTGGCGAGTCGAGGGCGATACCGCGCAGGTGATTGCCATCGACCCTGCGTAG
- a CDS encoding ISL3 family transposase produces the protein MRDIDLYAQILGLRSPWKVADVQLLRDAEEVRIHVVPEPGVTWSCPHCGRPSPGYDSRRRQWRHLDTCQYKTVLEADVPRVQCAEHGVVTVAVPWAEPGSGFTALFEALLIDWLKEASTQAVARQLKLSWGAIDRVMQRAVKRGLSRRESQAPEYLSVDETAFARRHEYVTVVTDQERGVVLHVADDRKTESLSAYYAGLSDEQKANIKAVAMDMWPAYISATEAHIPQAREKIAFDKFHVAKYLNDAVDKVRRQEHRSLLAVGEDCLKGSKYDWLTNPANMTRAQQNRFRALRDGSLKTARAWAIKEFAMGLWHYDSRTWAAKGWTRWLSWAVRSRLEPVKKTAATIKKHLWGIINAVVLKVHNGHAESINSRIQHMKNRARGFRNRERFRTAIYFHLGGLDLYPAQMRNR, from the coding sequence ATGAGAGACATAGACCTATACGCCCAGATTCTTGGCTTACGGTCGCCGTGGAAGGTGGCCGATGTGCAGTTGCTGCGTGATGCCGAGGAGGTTCGGATTCACGTGGTCCCGGAGCCGGGAGTGACGTGGAGCTGTCCGCACTGTGGACGCCCCAGCCCCGGCTACGACAGCAGGCGTCGGCAATGGCGCCATCTGGACACCTGCCAGTACAAGACGGTGCTGGAAGCGGACGTGCCGCGGGTGCAATGTGCAGAGCACGGGGTGGTCACGGTGGCGGTCCCGTGGGCAGAACCGGGTTCGGGTTTCACGGCGCTGTTCGAGGCGCTGCTCATTGACTGGCTGAAGGAGGCGAGCACGCAGGCGGTGGCGCGACAATTGAAGCTGAGTTGGGGCGCCATCGACAGAGTGATGCAGCGCGCGGTGAAGCGCGGGCTGTCCCGCCGTGAGAGCCAAGCGCCGGAATACTTGAGCGTGGACGAGACCGCCTTCGCCCGGCGCCACGAGTACGTGACCGTGGTGACTGACCAGGAACGTGGCGTCGTGCTGCACGTGGCGGACGACCGCAAGACGGAGAGCCTGTCGGCCTACTATGCCGGGCTGAGTGATGAGCAGAAGGCCAACATCAAGGCGGTGGCGATGGACATGTGGCCGGCCTATATCAGCGCCACGGAGGCGCACATCCCACAGGCGCGGGAGAAAATCGCCTTCGACAAGTTTCATGTCGCCAAGTACCTGAATGATGCGGTGGACAAGGTACGGCGACAGGAGCATCGCTCCCTGTTGGCCGTGGGCGAGGACTGCCTCAAGGGCAGCAAATATGACTGGCTCACCAACCCGGCCAACATGACGCGTGCGCAGCAGAACCGCTTTCGTGCACTGCGCGATGGCAGCCTGAAAACGGCGCGGGCCTGGGCCATCAAGGAATTCGCCATGGGCCTGTGGCACTACGACAGCCGCACCTGGGCGGCCAAGGGCTGGACGCGCTGGCTGTCTTGGGCTGTACGCAGCCGACTGGAGCCGGTGAAGAAAACCGCCGCAACGATCAAGAAGCACCTGTGGGGCATCATCAATGCCGTGGTGTTGAAGGTACACAATGGCCATGCCGAAAGCATCAACAGCCGCATCCAGCACATGAAGAACCGGGCGCGGGGGTTCCGCAATCGGGAGCGTTTCCGTACTGCCATCTACTTCCATCTCGGCGGCCTTGACCTATACCCCGCTCAGATGAGAAATCGGTGA
- a CDS encoding pyrimidine/purine nucleoside phosphorylase produces the protein MFKVNEYFDGKVKSISFTETEGAATVGVLAQGEYEFNTGKAEIMSIVSGKVAVSLPGESGWREVNAGEKFHVPANSKFGIKALVESAYLCQFR, from the coding sequence GTGTTCAAGGTAAACGAGTATTTCGACGGCAAGGTCAAGTCCATCTCCTTCACCGAGACGGAAGGCGCCGCCACCGTCGGTGTGCTGGCGCAGGGCGAGTACGAGTTCAATACCGGCAAGGCGGAGATCATGAGTATCGTCTCCGGCAAGGTGGCGGTGTCGCTGCCCGGTGAGAGCGGCTGGCGCGAAGTAAACGCCGGCGAGAAGTTCCACGTGCCCGCCAACAGCAAGTTCGGCATCAAGGCGCTGGTGGAAAGCGCCTATCTGTGCCAGTTCCGTTGA
- a CDS encoding hemerythrin domain-containing protein, with amino-acid sequence MKRHAALRQLSSDHHSGLVLARRVSKLAADSDLRGAAQNLLTAWRTEIGPHFVAEEEWLLPLFARYSAPDHPLIVETLRQHVHMRALIDEIEEGLVAPSLPLLQALAAALREHIRFEENDLFPAIEAALPETQLQRLLKHFAPL; translated from the coding sequence ATGAAACGCCACGCCGCCCTGCGCCAGCTCTCCAGCGATCACCACAGCGGTCTGGTGCTGGCGCGGCGGGTGAGCAAGCTGGCGGCGGACAGCGACCTGCGGGGGGCGGCGCAGAATCTGCTGACCGCCTGGCGGACGGAGATCGGCCCGCACTTCGTCGCCGAGGAAGAGTGGCTGCTGCCGCTGTTTGCGCGCTACAGCGCGCCGGACCATCCGCTGATCGTGGAGACCCTGCGTCAGCACGTGCATATGCGCGCCCTGATCGATGAGATCGAGGAGGGATTGGTCGCACCGTCGCTGCCCCTGTTGCAAGCCCTGGCCGCTGCCCTGCGCGAGCATATCCGCTTCGAGGAAAACGATTTGTTTCCGGCGATCGAGGCGGCGCTGCCGGAAACCCAGCTCCAGCGTTTGCTAAAGCATTTTGCGCCGTTGTAG
- a CDS encoding YkgJ family cysteine cluster protein produces MADTPFTESPFPTSPVMPKLYDGNKTISFSCHKGIGCWNACCANIDITLTPYDVLRLKTRLGLSSSDFLRQYTFPFELEKDGIAGVKLKPVENGTACQFMRPEGCSVYEDRPTACRYYPVALIAMRKQDEYTDTSSYALVKEPHCKGHEVDRPLTIDEYRQEQGVAEYDEQSRGWRQLILKKMSSGPTIGKPSLRSRQLYFMACYDVDLFREFVRSEGFQNSFELDDATNKQLMENDLELMHFGFRFLKQVMFGEVTIAAREDAVRVREQRLRELQEMQIKRRVYDPADEALEFI; encoded by the coding sequence ATGGCTGATACCCCGTTTACCGAATCCCCGTTTCCCACCAGTCCGGTGATGCCCAAGCTGTACGATGGCAACAAGACCATCAGTTTCAGCTGCCACAAGGGCATCGGCTGCTGGAACGCCTGTTGCGCCAATATCGATATCACGCTGACGCCCTATGACGTGCTGCGCCTGAAGACGCGCCTCGGCCTCAGCTCCAGCGATTTCCTGCGCCAGTACACCTTCCCGTTCGAACTGGAGAAGGACGGCATCGCCGGCGTCAAGCTCAAGCCGGTGGAAAACGGCACCGCCTGCCAGTTCATGCGCCCGGAAGGCTGTTCGGTGTACGAGGATCGTCCCACCGCCTGCCGCTACTACCCGGTGGCGCTGATCGCCATGCGCAAGCAGGACGAATACACCGATACCAGTTCCTATGCCCTGGTGAAGGAGCCGCACTGCAAGGGTCACGAGGTCGACCGTCCGTTGACCATCGACGAATACCGCCAGGAGCAGGGCGTCGCCGAATACGACGAGCAGTCGCGCGGCTGGCGCCAGCTGATCCTGAAAAAGATGTCCTCCGGCCCGACCATCGGCAAGCCCTCGTTGCGCAGCCGCCAGCTGTATTTCATGGCCTGCTACGACGTGGACCTGTTCCGCGAGTTCGTGCGCTCCGAGGGGTTCCAGAACTCCTTCGAGCTGGACGATGCCACCAACAAGCAGCTGATGGAGAACGATTTGGAGCTGATGCACTTCGGCTTCCGTTTCCTCAAGCAGGTGATGTTCGGTGAGGTCACCATCGCGGCGCGGGAAGATGCCGTGCGCGTGCGCGAGCAGCGTCTGCGCGAGCTGCAGGAGATGCAGATCAAGCGCCGCGTCTACGATCCGGCGGACGAAGCGCTGGAATTCATCTGA
- the aprA gene encoding adenylyl-sulfate reductase subunit alpha: MAGEFGNPEVIQEEVDVLLIGGGMACCGAAYEIMPWAKAAEAKLGREMKIKLVDKAAMDRSGAVAQGLSAINTYIGPEQDPADYARMVSNDLMGITRDDLAYDLGRHVDESVHLFEEWGLPIWKTDENGERHDGSKGLPALKDGGKPVRSGKWQIMINGESYKWIVAEAAKKALGSERIQERVFIVKLVNDKNDKGRVAGAVGFSTREHKLYVYKAKAILLAAGGCVNIFRPRSVGEGTGRAWYPVWNSGSTYSMAAEAGAELTMMENRFVPARFKDGYGPVGAWFLLFKSQATNAFGEVYMAKNKELLNDYPPYGQAAVPASCLRNHLMLKEMQEGRGPIWMDTVTALAKLRETLSPREVKHLEAEAWEDFLDMCVGQCGIWVGENVEPEKKNSELMPTEPYLLGSHSGCCGIWTSGPTDVGAPTDEALPGVPAHLPKGWNWGYRGMTTVKGLFTAGDGVGASGHKFSSGSHAEGRLAAKAMVQYVIDNKDWTPELDTSVDELVEEIYRPVRTYLQYKDYTTAIDVNPNYITPKMLQFRLQKIMDEYVAGVATYYKTNEHMLKVAEEKLGMLKEDALKMRAKDLHELLRAWENYHRILTAEAHMKHIQFREESRYPGFYYRMDKNFVDEENWHCFVNSIYDKNTKQWTVFKRAHVDLVDKSKLFKAAAH, from the coding sequence ATGGCTGGTGAATTTGGTAATCCGGAAGTAATTCAGGAAGAGGTAGACGTCCTCCTGATTGGTGGCGGTATGGCCTGCTGCGGCGCCGCCTACGAAATCATGCCGTGGGCCAAGGCGGCTGAAGCCAAGCTGGGCCGCGAAATGAAGATCAAGCTGGTCGACAAGGCCGCCATGGACCGCTCCGGCGCCGTGGCCCAGGGTCTGTCCGCCATCAACACCTACATCGGTCCCGAGCAGGATCCGGCGGACTATGCCCGCATGGTCTCCAACGACCTGATGGGTATCACCCGTGACGACCTGGCCTACGACCTCGGCCGCCACGTCGACGAGTCCGTGCACCTGTTCGAAGAGTGGGGCCTGCCCATCTGGAAGACCGACGAGAACGGCGAGCGTCACGACGGCTCCAAGGGCCTGCCCGCGCTGAAGGACGGCGGCAAGCCCGTGCGTTCCGGCAAGTGGCAGATCATGATCAACGGCGAATCCTACAAGTGGATCGTCGCTGAGGCCGCCAAGAAGGCCCTCGGCTCCGAGCGCATCCAGGAGCGCGTGTTCATCGTCAAGCTGGTCAACGACAAGAACGACAAGGGTCGCGTCGCCGGCGCCGTCGGTTTTTCCACCCGCGAGCACAAGCTGTATGTCTACAAGGCCAAGGCCATCCTGCTGGCCGCCGGCGGCTGCGTGAACATCTTCCGTCCGCGTTCCGTGGGTGAAGGCACCGGCCGCGCCTGGTACCCGGTGTGGAACTCCGGCTCCACCTACTCCATGGCTGCCGAGGCCGGCGCCGAGCTGACCATGATGGAAAACCGCTTCGTTCCCGCCCGCTTCAAGGACGGTTACGGCCCGGTCGGCGCCTGGTTCCTGCTGTTCAAGTCCCAGGCCACCAACGCCTTCGGCGAAGTGTACATGGCCAAGAACAAGGAGCTGCTGAACGACTACCCGCCGTACGGCCAGGCTGCCGTGCCCGCCTCCTGCCTGCGTAACCACTTGATGCTGAAGGAGATGCAGGAAGGCCGCGGTCCCATCTGGATGGATACCGTGACCGCCCTCGCCAAGCTGCGCGAAACCCTGTCGCCGCGCGAAGTGAAGCACCTCGAGGCTGAAGCCTGGGAAGACTTCCTGGACATGTGCGTCGGCCAGTGCGGTATCTGGGTCGGTGAGAACGTCGAGCCGGAGAAGAAGAACTCCGAGCTGATGCCGACCGAGCCGTACCTGCTGGGTTCGCACTCCGGTTGCTGCGGTATCTGGACCTCCGGTCCGACCGACGTGGGTGCGCCCACCGACGAGGCCCTGCCGGGCGTGCCCGCTCACCTGCCGAAGGGCTGGAACTGGGGCTACCGCGGCATGACCACCGTCAAGGGTCTGTTCACCGCCGGTGACGGCGTGGGCGCCTCCGGTCACAAGTTCTCCTCCGGCTCCCATGCCGAAGGCCGTCTGGCCGCCAAGGCCATGGTGCAGTACGTCATCGACAACAAGGACTGGACCCCCGAGCTGGACACCTCCGTGGACGAGCTGGTGGAAGAGATCTACCGTCCGGTACGCACCTACCTGCAGTACAAGGACTACACCACCGCCATCGACGTCAACCCCAACTACATCACGCCGAAGATGCTGCAGTTCCGTCTGCAGAAGATCATGGACGAGTACGTTGCGGGCGTGGCCACCTACTACAAGACCAACGAGCACATGCTCAAGGTTGCGGAAGAGAAGCTGGGCATGCTGAAGGAAGACGCGCTGAAGATGCGTGCCAAGGACCTGCACGAGCTGCTGCGTGCATGGGAGAACTACCACCGCATCCTGACCGCGGAAGCTCACATGAAGCACATCCAGTTCCGTGAAGAATCCCGTTACCCGGGCTTCTACTACCGCATGGACAAGAACTTTGTCGATGAGGAGAACTGGCACTGCTTCGTGAACTCCATCTATGACAAGAACACCAAGCAGTGGACCGTGTTCAAGCGCGCCCACGTGGACCTGGTGGACAAGTCCAAGCTGTTCAAGGCGGCTGCTCACTAA
- the aprB gene encoding adenylyl-sulfate reductase subunit beta, which yields MPTFVRTDKCDGCKGQDKTACMYICPHDLMKLDKDGSETGHAMRAFNQEPEQCWECYSCVKICPQQAIEARHYADIVPLGGSVQPLRGSDSIMWTIKFRNGTMKRFKFPIRTTPEGSIDPYGGKPAADLAKIGEAGFFNHMEQKGYRAGNPAELIRK from the coding sequence ATGCCGACATTTGTACGTACCGACAAATGCGATGGCTGCAAGGGTCAGGACAAGACCGCTTGCATGTACATCTGCCCGCACGATCTGATGAAGCTGGACAAGGACGGCTCCGAAACCGGCCACGCCATGCGCGCCTTCAACCAGGAGCCCGAGCAGTGCTGGGAGTGCTATTCCTGCGTGAAGATTTGCCCGCAGCAGGCCATCGAGGCCCGTCACTATGCCGACATCGTCCCGCTGGGCGGCTCCGTGCAGCCGCTGCGTGGTTCCGATTCCATCATGTGGACCATCAAGTTCCGCAACGGCACCATGAAGCGCTTCAAGTTCCCCATCCGTACCACTCCGGAAGGCTCCATCGACCCGTACGGCGGCAAGCCGGCTGCTGACCTGGCGAAGATCGGCGAGGCCGGTTTCTTCAACCATATGGAGCAGAAGGGCTACCGCGCCGGCAACCCGGCCGAGCTGATCCGCAAGTAA
- the soeA gene encoding sulfite dehydrogenase subunit SoeA, whose translation MSESPNKAAGGRVEVKNTTCYMCACRCGIRVTLRDGEVRYIQGNPNHPLNKGVICAKGSSGIMKQYSPARLTRPLRRKAGAERGAGEFEPISWEEAFATIEERLAHIRATDPKKFALFTGRDQMQALTGLFAKQFGTPNYAAHGGFCSVNMAAGLIYTIGGSFWEFGGPDLERAKLFVMIGTAEDHHSNPMKIELAKFKRNGGRFISINPVRTGYSAIADEWVPIKPGTDGALLLALIHELIKQGLYDRDFLTQYTNAAELVNLNPNDPEYGMFVRFEIPPEEGCFDPQNKLWWDRELNKPISTHTPGADPRLLGEFKLSDGTPVKPAFQLLKERVEQYTPEWAADITGIPADTIRRLAHEMGITARDEKIELPIAWTDVWENEHKSVTGNPVAFHAMRGLAAHSNGFQTIRALGILMTILGTIDRPGGFRHKAPFPRPIPPCPKTPTKPEDVQPNTPLNGMPLGWPADPDDLFVDDQGNPVRIDKGFSWEYPLSVHGLMHNAITNAWRGDPYKIDTLLIFMANMSWNSTMNAEQVRKMLNDKDENGEYKIPFLIVADAFQSEMVAFADLVLPDTTYLERHDVMSMLDRPISEFDGPVDSVRIPVLPPTGECKPFQEVLIEIGSRLKLPAFVDAAGKRKYRDYPDFITNFETAPGSGIGFLAGWRGKGGEKHMRGEPNPNQWKMYEKNNCVFHYEMPKSYQYMRNWNQGYLQWAQSNALTRYAEPINCHIYSEVLQKFRLAAQGKTNGRQPPEHLRKRVETFFDPLPFFYEPLESQLSDKHKYPLNAVTQRPMAMYHSWDSQNAWLRQIHTYNHLYVHPSVGAAAGFDDGDWVWVESQWGKVRCLSKFSEAVEPGTVWTWNAIGKAAGAWNLDPMANESKQGFLLNHVISEELPPHDAGDHVSNSDPVTGQAAWYDVRVRVYKAGDEEPKETFPQFDPMPSAPGTPPRRPWQNYFAGRFQKKA comes from the coding sequence ATGAGTGAGTCCCCCAACAAGGCGGCCGGCGGCCGCGTCGAAGTAAAAAACACCACATGCTATATGTGTGCGTGCCGCTGCGGCATCCGCGTCACCCTGCGTGACGGCGAGGTGCGGTATATCCAGGGCAATCCCAACCACCCCCTCAACAAGGGCGTGATCTGCGCCAAGGGCAGCTCCGGCATCATGAAGCAGTACTCGCCGGCGCGCCTGACCCGCCCGCTGCGCCGCAAGGCCGGTGCCGAGCGCGGCGCCGGCGAGTTCGAGCCGATCTCCTGGGAAGAGGCCTTCGCCACCATCGAGGAGCGCCTGGCCCACATCCGCGCCACCGACCCGAAGAAGTTCGCCCTGTTCACCGGCCGCGATCAGATGCAGGCCCTGACCGGCCTGTTCGCCAAGCAGTTCGGCACCCCCAACTACGCCGCCCACGGCGGCTTCTGCTCGGTGAACATGGCCGCCGGCCTGATCTACACCATCGGCGGCTCCTTCTGGGAGTTCGGCGGCCCGGACCTGGAGCGCGCCAAGCTGTTCGTGATGATCGGCACCGCCGAGGACCACCACTCCAACCCGATGAAGATCGAGTTGGCCAAGTTCAAGCGCAACGGCGGCCGCTTCATCTCCATCAACCCGGTGCGCACCGGCTACTCGGCCATCGCCGACGAATGGGTTCCCATCAAGCCGGGCACCGACGGCGCCCTGCTGCTGGCCCTGATCCACGAGCTGATCAAGCAGGGCCTGTACGACCGTGACTTCCTCACCCAGTACACCAACGCCGCCGAGCTGGTGAACCTGAACCCGAACGACCCGGAATACGGCATGTTCGTACGCTTCGAGATACCGCCGGAGGAAGGCTGCTTCGACCCGCAGAACAAGCTGTGGTGGGACCGCGAGCTGAACAAGCCCATCTCCACCCACACCCCGGGCGCCGACCCGCGCCTGCTGGGCGAATTCAAGCTGTCCGACGGCACCCCGGTGAAGCCGGCCTTCCAACTGCTCAAGGAACGCGTCGAGCAATACACCCCGGAATGGGCCGCCGACATCACCGGCATCCCGGCCGACACCATCCGCCGCCTGGCCCATGAGATGGGCATCACCGCCCGTGACGAGAAGATCGAGCTGCCCATCGCCTGGACCGACGTGTGGGAGAACGAGCACAAGTCCGTCACCGGCAACCCGGTGGCCTTCCACGCCATGCGCGGCCTGGCCGCCCACTCCAACGGCTTCCAGACCATCCGCGCCCTCGGCATCCTGATGACCATCCTGGGCACCATCGACCGCCCGGGCGGCTTCCGCCACAAGGCGCCGTTCCCGCGCCCGATCCCGCCCTGCCCGAAGACCCCGACCAAGCCGGAGGATGTGCAGCCCAACACGCCGCTCAACGGCATGCCGCTGGGCTGGCCGGCGGACCCGGACGACCTGTTCGTCGACGACCAGGGCAACCCGGTACGCATCGACAAGGGTTTCTCCTGGGAATACCCGCTGTCGGTGCACGGCCTGATGCACAACGCCATCACCAACGCCTGGCGCGGCGACCCGTACAAGATCGACACCCTGCTGATCTTCATGGCCAACATGTCGTGGAACTCCACCATGAACGCCGAGCAGGTGCGCAAGATGCTCAACGACAAGGACGAGAACGGCGAATACAAGATCCCGTTCCTCATCGTCGCCGACGCCTTCCAGTCGGAAATGGTGGCCTTCGCCGATCTGGTGCTGCCGGACACTACCTATCTGGAACGCCACGACGTCATGTCCATGCTGGACCGTCCGATCTCCGAGTTCGACGGCCCGGTGGACTCGGTGCGCATCCCCGTGCTGCCGCCCACCGGCGAGTGCAAGCCGTTCCAGGAAGTGCTCATCGAGATCGGCTCGCGCCTCAAGCTGCCGGCCTTCGTGGATGCCGCCGGCAAACGCAAGTACCGCGACTACCCGGACTTCATCACCAACTTCGAGACCGCCCCCGGTTCCGGCATCGGCTTCCTCGCCGGCTGGCGCGGCAAGGGCGGCGAGAAGCACATGCGCGGCGAGCCCAACCCGAACCAGTGGAAGATGTACGAAAAGAACAACTGCGTGTTCCACTACGAGATGCCCAAGTCCTACCAGTACATGCGCAACTGGAACCAGGGCTATCTGCAATGGGCGCAGTCCAACGCCTTGACCCGCTACGCCGAGCCGATCAACTGCCACATCTACTCCGAGGTACTGCAGAAGTTCCGCCTCGCCGCCCAGGGCAAGACCAACGGCCGCCAGCCGCCGGAACACCTGCGCAAGCGCGTGGAGACTTTCTTCGACCCGCTGCCGTTCTTCTACGAGCCGCTGGAGTCGCAGTTGTCCGACAAGCACAAGTACCCGCTCAACGCCGTGACCCAGCGCCCGATGGCCATGTACCACTCGTGGGACAGCCAGAACGCCTGGCTGCGCCAGATCCACACCTACAATCACCTCTACGTGCATCCATCCGTCGGCGCCGCCGCCGGCTTCGATGACGGCGACTGGGTGTGGGTGGAATCGCAGTGGGGCAAGGTGCGCTGCCTCAGCAAGTTCTCCGAGGCCGTGGAGCCGGGCACGGTGTGGACCTGGAACGCCATCGGCAAGGCCGCCGGTGCCTGGAACCTCGACCCGATGGCCAACGAGTCCAAGCAGGGCTTCCTGCTCAACCACGTCATCAGCGAGGAGTTGCCACCGCACGACGCCGGCGATCATGTCTCCAACTCCGACCCGGTCACCGGCCAGGCCGCCTGGTACGACGTGCGCGTGCGCGTCTACAAGGCCGGCGATGAGGAACCGAAGGAAACCTTCCCGCAGTTCGACCCCATGCCGTCCGCACCGGGCACCCCGCCGCGCCGGCCGTGGCAGAACTACTTCGCGGGCCGTTTCCAGAAGAAGGCGTGA